In Puntigrus tetrazona isolate hp1 chromosome 7, ASM1883169v1, whole genome shotgun sequence, the following are encoded in one genomic region:
- the LOC122347924 gene encoding uncharacterized protein LOC122347924, with product MEIETEEQITGSLLQTETEKERDLNGADKDKIAAERQCHVQDSAELPRRSERTCMPTEKMLAYQKDECCKKEKRLITLYEQWKLDARKARQTLKTDITDKQLAEIADSLEDKRNCILKLFSDIRQYVTPAADLRRKIDACEAVTNDIIKFVYDRMTTVDGEFDAEREKVRLSELKAHSYARSIYGSTASKMSVSMHSGSSSSASKRADAAAELAAKEVEYKMMETERQQKERIRTLEEQLRRELETQKFELERLQVEKDIEVARARVKSYDEEIKQETRSESTQNKQEEQRNKMLHQQSNVVQSTPLSEVTHLAQAVQDSIAINRLPIPEPAVFSGDPIQFVNWKASFMSLIDRKGIPAADKLYYLKKYVSGSAHKYLEGTFFRNDEEAYKDAWDKLNQRYGQPFVIQRAFRDKLSKWPKIQSKDAESLRTFADFLNACLQAIPHVKGLEILNDCEENQKLIQKLPDWAASRWNRQVTTALMDGKEFPSFHDFVNFMSAEAEIMCNPITSLHALHSRELPQDRRISKEIKGNKAIVFKTETIVNNDRQTAVKEQLKAQCMLCEDDKHQLHKCLKFMERSLKDRRAYVKDNKLCYGCLKPGHCAKECRKSTHV from the coding sequence ATGGAAATTGAAACAGAAGAACAAATAACTGGAAGCCTGcttcagacagagacagaaaaggaaagggATCTAAATGGTGcagataaagataaaattgCTGCAGAACGCCAGTGTCATGTACAAGACAGTGCAGAACTCCCTCGACGTTCCGAACGTACTTGTATGCCTACGGAGAAAATGCTTGCTTATCAGAAAGATGAATgctgtaagaaagaaaaaaggttaaTAACTTTGTATGAGCAATGGAAGTTAGATGCCCGTAAAGCAAGACAGACCTTAAAAACAGACATAACTGATAAGCAACTGGCTGAAATTGCTGACTCTCTTGAGGATAAAAGGAACTGTATTCTGAAACTTTTCAGTGACATAAGACAATATGTTACACCTGCTGCTGATTTAAGACGTAAAATTGATGCATGTGAAGCTGTGACCAATGATATCATCAAATTTGTGTATGACAGAATGACAACTGTAGATGGCGAGTTtgatgcagagagagaaaaagttcGTCTAAGTGAACTAAAAGCACATAGTTATGCTCGCTCTATATATGGTTCAACTGCTTCAAAAATGAGTGTCAGCATGCACTCTGGATCTTCTAGTTCTGCAAGCAAACGTGCAGATGCTGCAGCAGAGCTGGCTGCAAAAGAGGTTGAATACAAGATGATGGAAACGGAAAGACAACAAAAGGAGAGAATAAGAACCTTAGAAGAGCAACTCAGAAGAGAGTTAGAAACTCAAAAGTTTGAGCTAGAACGGCTGCAGGTGGAAAAGGATATTGAAGTTGCTCGTGCCAGAGTAAAATCCtatgatgaagaaataaaacaagagacaAGAAGTGAGTCAACACAGAATAAACAAGAAGAGCAGagaaacaaaatgttacatCAGCAAAGCAATGTTGTACAGTCAACACCTCTAAGTGAAGTAACTCATCTTGCTCAAGCAGTTCAGGACAGTATAGCCATTAACAGGTTACCCATACCTGAACCCGCAGTGTTCAGCGGAGACCCAATTCAGTTTGTAAACTGGAAAGCGTCATTTATGTCATTAATAGATAGAAAGGGCATCCCAGCAGCTGATAAactctattatttaaaaaagtatgtgaGTGGCTCAGCACACAAATATCTTGAGGGCACCTTTTTTCGAAATGACGAAGAAGCCTATAAAGATGCTTGGGACAAACTAAACCAAAGATACGGCCAACCCTTTGTCATTCAAAGAGCGTTTCGGGATAAACTTTCCAAGTGGCCGAAAATACAATCCAAAGATGCAGAAAGTCTGAGAACATTTGCAGACTTCCTTAATGCCTGTTTGCAAGCCATACCTCATGTTAAAGGTCTGGAAATATTAAACGATTGTGAAGAGAACCAAAAGCTCATACAGAAACTTCCAGATTGGGCAGCTTCCAGATGGAACCGTCAGGTCACTACAGCCCTCATGGATGGAAAGGAGTTTCCAAGCTTTCATGACTTTGTCAATTTCATGTCAGCAGAAGCAGAAATCATGTGTAATCCCATCACTTCATTGCATGCTCTTCATTCTCGTGAGTTACCTCAAGACAGAAGGATCTCAAAGGAAATCAAAGGAAACAAAGCAATTGTCTTTAAGACTGAAACAAttgtaaacaatgacagacaaACAGCAGTTAAAGAACAGTTAAAAGCACAGTGCATGTTGTGTGAAGATGACAAACATCAGCTTCATAAGTGCCTGAAATTCATGGAGAGGTCTTTAAAGGACAGAAGGGCCTATGTGAAAGATAACAAACTCTGTTATGGGTGTTTAAAACCAGGCCACTGTGCAAAGGAATGTCGCAAATCGACACACGTGTGA